A single Hyperolius riggenbachi isolate aHypRig1 chromosome 12, aHypRig1.pri, whole genome shotgun sequence DNA region contains:
- the VCF1 gene encoding protein VCF1: MLPDSRKRRRNNDVSQLPQSKRSSMNATFQDWEAETESSGSDSSNSNFSLDRSSGSENPQTLASSGPATPQPVSTPEQSALNQGPYVIINQILKEAHFASLQQRGCPSS, from the exons ATGTTGCCTGACAGCAG GAAGAGGCGGAGGAACAATGATGTCTCCCAGCTCCCCCAGAGCAAGAGGAGTAGCATGAATGCCACATTCCAGGACTGGGAGGCGGAGACAGAG TCTTCAGGGAGCGACAGCAGCAACAGCAACTTCAGCCTGGACAGAAGTAGCGGCTCAGAGAACCCCCAGACATTGGCCAGCTCAGGCCCCGCCACTCCGCAGCCAGTCTCCACCCCCGAGCAGTCCGCTCTCAATCAGGGACCCTACGTGATCATCAACCAAATCCTGAAAGAAGCTCACTTTGCCAGTCTACAGCAGCGAGGGTGCCCCTCGTCCTGA